One region of Oryza glaberrima chromosome 7, OglaRS2, whole genome shotgun sequence genomic DNA includes:
- the LOC127780653 gene encoding DEAD-box ATP-dependent RNA helicase 53, with translation MFSLLSRALCAASSSPAAPRGRSLLAALLSPSASPLDPCRGPAAPEPPRRRAFHGSPSPLGFRSTPASWSSPEAGAAVGGDDGLEVARLGISPWIVERLAARGITRLFPIQRAVLDPAMQGKDMIGRARTGTGKTLAFGIPIMDRILRHNEKNGSGRNPLAIILAPTRELARQVEKEFKESAPLDSLCVYGGVPISHQMRALNYGVDVVVGTPGRIIDLLRRGVLNLSEIQFVVLDEADQMLAVGFDEDVEVIMENLPQNRQSMLFSATMPSWIRKITSKYLKDPIIIDLVGDEDQKLPEGISLYSIASEHYGKPSILGPLIKEHANGGKCIVFTQTKREADRLAYAMGRSYACQALHGDISQNQRERTLSGFRDGRFNILVATDVAARGLDIPNVDLVIHYELPNTSELFVHRSGRTARAGKKGSAILIYTNDQARAVRIIEQDIGCKFTELPKIAVADEASDMFNVVRDNRSRLAGSPRTGGSSFGRGGYGGFGEGRSRGFGDFDGFGSSPDRGGRSRDAGSRYGSGFGDFRRPSNAFGRSSSKQPDGFGFGDFGEGNFSRNGNRRSRSFDDSGSTRYSRRPNGFGTSDFGRSGGFDDSN, from the exons ATGTTCTCGCTACTCAGCCGTGCGCtctgcgccgcctcctcctcgccggcggcgccgcgggggaGATCTCTTCTCGCCGCGCTGCTCTCCCCGTCGGCTAGCCCTCTCGACCCATGCCGGGGCCCTGCTGCGCCGGAGCCACCGAGGCGGCGGGCGTTCCATGGCTCGCCGAGCCCCCTGGGGTTCAGGTCCACACCGGCGTCGTGGTCCAGCccggaggcgggggcggccgTCGGTGGGGACGACGGGCTGGAGGTCGCGAGGCTGGGGATCTCGCCGTGGATCGTGGAGAGGCTCGCCGCACGGGGCATCACCAGGCTCTTCCCCATCCAG AGGGCTGTCCTTGATCCAGCAATGCAAGGCAAAGATATGATTGGACGTGCAAGAACTGGAACTGGGAAAACGTTGGCTTTTGGTATTCCTATCATGGACAGGATTCTTCGTCACAATGAGAAGAATGG GAGTGGTAGAAATCCTTTAGCCATAATTCTCGCACCTACTAGAGAACTTGCTAGACAAGTTGAGAAGGAATTTAAGGAATCTGCTCCTTTGGACTCTCTTTGTGTCTATGGAGGTGTTCCCATCAGTCATCAAATGAGAGCTCTTAATTATGGTGTTGATGTTGTGGTTGGAACACCAGGTCGAATTATTGATCTTTTAAGAAGAGGTGTTTTAAACCTTTCTGAGATCCAATTCGTGGTTCTGGATGAAGCTGACCAGATGTTGGCTGTGGGTTTTGATGAAGATGTTGAGGTGATCATGGAGAATTTGCCACAGAACCGTCAAAGTATGTTGTTCTCTGCAACAATGCCCAGTTGGATTAGAAAAATCACAAGCAAGTACTTGAAAGATCCAATCATTATTGACCTA GTTGGTGACGAGGACCAGAAATTACCTGAAGGAATCTCTCTTTATTCAATTGCCTCTGAGCACTATGGGAAGCCATCAATTCTTGGTCCATTGATCAAA GAGCATGCTAATGGTGGAAAATGTATTGTGTTTACTCAAACTAAACGAGAGGCAGATAGATTAGCATATGCTATGGGCAGGAGCTATGCATGTCAGGCGCTTCATGGGGATATTTCACAGAATCAGAGAGAAAGGACACTATCAGGATTTCGAGATGGCCGCTTTAATATCCTAGTAGCAACCGATGTTGCTGCTCGTGGATTAGACATACCCAATGTTGATCTT GTTATACATTACGAACTCCCAAACACCTCGGAGTTATTTGTTCACAGATCTGGACGAACTGCACGAGCAGGGAAGAAAGGAAGTGCAATTTTAATATACACAAATGATCAAGCTAGAGCTGTAAGGATCATTGAGCAAGATATAGGATGCAAATTCACAGAG CTTCCAAAGATTGCAGTTGCAGATGAGGCCTCAGACATGTTTAATGTTGTGAGAGACAATCGCTCTAGATTAGCTGGAAGCCCAAGAACCGGTGGCTCCTCTTTCGGACGAGGAGGCTATGGTGGTTTTGGAGAAGGCCGTTCCCGGGGCTTTGGTGATTTTGATGGCTTTGGCAGTTCCCCTGATCGTGGTGGGAGATCACGCGATGCTGGTTCAAGATATGGCAGTGGGTTTGGAGATTTTAGACGACCCTCCAATGCCTTTGGCAGGTCTAGTTCCAAGCAGCCTGATGGATTCGGATTTGGTGACTTTGGAGAAGGCAATTTCAGTAGAAATGGCAACAGACGCTCTAGGAGTTTTGATGATTCAGGTTCGACACGGTACAGCAGACGCCCTAATGGTTTTGGAACATCAGATTTCGGCAGATCAGGCGGGTTCGATGATTCCAACTGA
- the LOC127780937 gene encoding cadmium-induced protein AS8 produces the protein MAAHHCSTRQVASSSSNPSNPRDQPTHMPDSPQIHHPPPPPPPPPTDPAASTTPNAPRNSQVAAPVQVKPRMIIKGMLGRYERWNPVHPTVGTFWGIGLGLGCGVGWGPGFGPEVIGYVGAGCGVGFSVGVTLAGVGVGLPQHGLIRNQYHSGFASNIPFESARFYTFTIIRGLVWDAISYASQVAAVRKESRQRLLNFHENPQISGGVNLPKLGKGVSSSIQSTMECIKAFKDQHWPP, from the exons ATGGCCGCCCACCACTGTTCAACCCGCCAagtggcctcctcctcctccaacccaTCCAATCCCCGAGACCAACCCACACACATGCCCGATTCCCCCCAaatccaccacccgccgccaccgccgccgccgccgcccaccgatCCCGCCGCGTCCACGACACCGAATGCCCCACGCAACTCGCAG gtggcggcgccggtgcaggTGAAGCCGAGGATGATAATCAAGGGGATGCTGGGGAGGTACGAGAGGTGGAACCCCGTGCACCCGACGGTGGGCACGTTCTGGGGGATCGGGCTGGGGCTCGGGTGCGGGGTTGGGTGGGGGCCTGGGTTCGGGCCCGAGGTCATCGGCTACGTCGGCGCCGGCTGCGGCGTCGGGTTCAGCGTCGGCGTcacgctcgccggcgtcggcgtcggcttgCCGCAGCACGGCCTCATCAGGAACCAGTACCACAGCG GTTTCGCAAGCAATATCCCTTTCGAATCAGCTAGGTTTTACACCTTTACCATCATCAGAGGCTTGGTCTGGGATGCCATCAGTTATGCGAGCCAGGTAGCGGCTGTGAGGAAAGAATCTCGACAAAGGCTCCTAAACTTTCATGAAAACCCTCAGATTTCAGGAGGCGTTAACCTGCCCAAGTTGGGGAAGGGCGTGTCAAGCAGCATCCAATCCACTATGGAGTGTATAAAAGCCTTCAAAGATCAGCATTGGCCTCCATAA
- the LOC127780138 gene encoding uncharacterized protein LOC127780138 has product MGPLAGRHTSVLSVTNRSELLRQGQGATTREAASLAAIQDDTRAVAAVNAVLFSKDVAVAKETGWRRDAKIAVRGRGHGNPPRALVVRPLPLLPPSPFLRNRGISSLPSNQKDQGLKELLDSHGGGPGDSSAMNGIAYKHINDDADKAKMADGAGLQDATDVDKFGTGVGGAGSQDVEGAGDQDKAKNVAAVVIDGTSDVDKAKDVAGVVVEGDADKADDRAPGARRRRRTKPRDERLLQRILLYARNISGKLDDLCSRPRTGAADMDKIKVMMNQLRWSIPFTTGLGLLVGVVVTVVLAIKFGIPFVIDKFAQELGMVLQSIDAEDVKMVIDTFTNLILENVWAFLVGKIPYFGRSK; this is encoded by the exons aTGGGGCCGCTGGCTGGTCGTCACACCTCCGTGCTGTCTGTCACCAACCGCTCTGAGCTGCTGCGCCAGGGGCAGGGGGCGACGACACGGGAggccgcgtcgctcgccgccatccagGACGACACCAGAGCGGTGGCCGCGGTGAACGCCGTGCTCTTCTCCAaggacgtcgccgtcgccaaggAGACGGGCTGGCGCCGGGACGCCAAGATCGCCGTCCGCGGGCGCGGCCACGGCAACCCACCGCGCGCTCTCGTCGTCCGTCCGCTCCCGTTGCTGCCCCCTTCTCCGTTCCTCCGCAACAGGGGCATCTCGTCACTCCCCTCCAACCAGAAAGACCAAGGTCTCAAAGAGCTGCTCGATTCTCATGGAGGTGGACCAGGCGACAGCAGCGCCATGAACGGCATCGCCTACAAGCACATCAATGACGACGCCGACAAAGCCAAGATGGCTGACGGCGCCGGCCTCCAGGACGCGACCGATGTCGACAAGTTCGGTACCGGAGTGGGAGGTGCGGGCAGCCAGGATGTCGAGGGCGCGGGCGACCAGGACAAGGCCAAGAATGTCGCCGCGGTGGTCATCGATGGCACGAGTGACGTCGACAAGGCCAAGGATGTTGCCGGGGTGGTCGTTGAGGGCGACGCCGACAAGGCCGACGACCGCGCGcccggtgctcgccgccgtcggaggaCGAAACCTCGCGATGAACGTCTTCTCCAAAGGATTCTTCTCTACGCCAGGAACATCTCTGGCAAACTCGACGACTTGTGTTCTCGTCCGAG GACCGGAGCTGCAGACATGGATAAAATCAAGGTCATGATGAATCAACTTCGTTGGAGTATACCTTTTACAACTGGACTAGGCCTCCTTGTTGGAGTTGTTGTGACAGTTGTACTGGCGATCAAGTTCGGAATTCCCTTCGTGATTGACAAGTTCGCGCAAGAGTTGGGTATGGTGCTTCAATCAATTGATGCAGAAGACGTGAAAATGGTTATAGACACCTTTACCAACCTCATTCTGGAGAACGTCTGGGCTTTTCTGGTTGGGAAGATCCCATACTTTGGACGCTCCAAGTGA
- the LOC127778866 gene encoding uncharacterized protein LOC127778866 produces the protein MALRHLPGKLRLAAADLQQAAGRRMVPGRPRLLSRSSQGEKNGRASRVVLNEKSEREKEILQDMERTIKRLPMITALSMVGGAGLAFGFLGCVFVIASASED, from the exons ATGGCGCTGCGCCACTTGCCCGGGAAGCtgaggctcgccgccgccgatctccaGCAGGCGGCGGGCCGCCGCATGGTTCCTGGTCGCCCTCGACTTCTCTCCCGCTCCTCCCAG GGCGAAAAAAATGGCCGTGCAAGTAGAGTGGTCCTGAATGAAAAAAGTGAACGTGAAAAAGAAATCTT GCAAGACATGGAAAGAACTATCAAGAGGCTACCTATGATTACAGCGTTGTCTATGGTTGGTGGTGCTGGCCTTGCGTTTGGCTTCTTGGGATGTGTGTTTGTTATTGCCTCGGCCAGTGAAGACTGA